Proteins encoded in a region of the Cupriavidus pauculus genome:
- a CDS encoding MFS transporter, with translation MNWYREISPTEKRTLWGCFAGWALDAIDAQLFSLVIPTLIATWGIAKGQAGLIGAVTLVGGAVGGLLAGVLSDRIGRVRALQVTVIWFSLFTFLCAFAQNYEQLLVLKALQGLGFGGEWTAGSVLLAETMRARHRGKAMGIVQSAWGFGWGAAVLLYTVVFSYVSPEWAWRVLFAIGIVPAGLVLYLRRGIEEPKREARPAEGPAQSGGALSILAGIFHPSVLRQTIVGGLIGLGAHGGYHAVTTWLPTYLKTERHLSVLGTGGYLSVVIVSFIIGCFVSAWLQDRIGRRWNVIFFALASAITVNLYAFLPISDTAMLFLSFPLGLFSAGIPATMGALFNELYPQGVRGTGVGFCYNFGRIVSAVFPFLVGHMGNSMPLGTALGIDAGIAYGLVVVAALFLPRPRTQPATGAAPQQA, from the coding sequence ATGAACTGGTACCGCGAGATCTCGCCCACCGAGAAACGCACGCTCTGGGGTTGCTTTGCCGGTTGGGCGCTCGATGCCATCGATGCGCAGCTGTTCAGTCTCGTCATTCCGACCCTGATCGCCACATGGGGCATCGCCAAGGGCCAGGCCGGCCTGATCGGCGCGGTCACGCTCGTCGGCGGCGCGGTCGGCGGTTTGCTGGCGGGCGTGCTTTCGGACCGTATCGGCCGCGTGCGCGCGCTGCAGGTCACCGTCATCTGGTTCTCGCTGTTCACGTTCCTGTGCGCGTTTGCGCAGAACTATGAGCAGTTGCTCGTGCTCAAGGCGCTGCAGGGGCTCGGCTTCGGCGGCGAATGGACCGCGGGTTCCGTGTTGCTGGCCGAGACCATGCGCGCGCGCCATCGCGGCAAGGCGATGGGCATCGTGCAGAGTGCGTGGGGCTTTGGCTGGGGCGCTGCCGTGCTGCTCTATACGGTGGTGTTCTCGTATGTCTCGCCCGAGTGGGCGTGGCGCGTGCTGTTCGCGATCGGCATCGTGCCGGCGGGCCTCGTGCTCTATCTGCGCCGCGGCATCGAGGAGCCGAAGCGCGAGGCACGGCCGGCCGAGGGCCCTGCCCAGAGCGGCGGCGCACTGTCGATTCTCGCGGGCATCTTTCACCCGTCCGTGCTGCGCCAGACCATCGTCGGCGGGTTGATCGGGCTCGGCGCGCACGGCGGCTATCACGCGGTGACCACGTGGCTGCCCACGTATCTGAAGACCGAGCGCCATCTGTCGGTGCTCGGGACCGGCGGCTATCTGTCGGTCGTGATCGTCTCGTTCATCATCGGCTGCTTTGTCAGCGCCTGGCTGCAGGATCGCATCGGCCGCCGCTGGAACGTGATCTTCTTCGCGCTGGCCAGTGCCATCACGGTGAACCTCTATGCGTTCCTGCCGATCAGCGATACCGCGATGCTGTTCCTGAGCTTTCCGCTCGGCCTGTTCTCGGCCGGCATTCCCGCGACGATGGGCGCGCTGTTCAACGAGCTCTATCCGCAGGGCGTGCGCGGCACGGGTGTGGGCTTCTGCTACAACTTCGGGCGCATCGTATCGGCGGTGTTTCCGTTCCTCGTCGGCCATATGGGCAACTCGATGCCGCTAGGTACCGCGCTCGGTATCGATGCGGGCATCGCGTACGGCCTCGTCGTGGTCGCCGCGCTGTTCCTGCCGCGTCCGCGGACGCAGCCGGCCACCGGTGCCGCGCCGCAGCAGGCCTGA
- a CDS encoding PilZ domain-containing protein, which translates to MNTAVTGAQPRPTAAPATPAASAAGPATTPGSASRPNVLSLSIKDQAGLYAAYMPFLSRGGIFVPSNRPFRLGEQVFLVLSLLDRQKFQVAGEVAWITPAGTPLKTPGVGVHLPDDDNGRNLKRAVEEILGKAIESGRPTQTL; encoded by the coding sequence ATGAATACAGCAGTCACGGGGGCGCAGCCACGCCCGACGGCGGCACCGGCAACGCCCGCGGCATCCGCCGCAGGGCCGGCCACCACGCCCGGCAGCGCATCGCGGCCGAACGTGCTGTCGCTGTCGATCAAGGATCAGGCGGGCCTGTACGCCGCGTATATGCCGTTCCTGTCGCGCGGCGGCATCTTCGTGCCGTCGAACCGGCCGTTCCGGCTCGGCGAGCAGGTGTTCCTCGTGCTGTCGCTGCTGGATCGCCAGAAATTCCAGGTGGCCGGTGAGGTGGCGTGGATCACGCCGGCCGGCACGCCGTTGAAGACGCCGGGGGTCGGCGTGCATCTGCCCGACGACGACAATGGCCGCAACCTCAAGCGCGCGGTCGAGGAGATCCTCGGCAAGGCCATCGAGTCCGGGCGACCGACGCAGACCTTGTGA
- a CDS encoding DUF4936 family protein → MSDHLFVYFRVADDYAADALPRWHRWMETVAEATGIGGTLMRRPETRDGLQTWMECYADVPPAFDATLDGLWRQSGLDGCIQGERRAERFIDLDIL, encoded by the coding sequence ATGAGCGATCATCTGTTCGTTTACTTCCGCGTGGCGGACGACTACGCGGCCGATGCGTTGCCGCGCTGGCATCGCTGGATGGAGACCGTGGCCGAGGCGACGGGGATTGGTGGTACGCTCATGCGCAGGCCCGAGACGCGGGATGGCCTGCAGACGTGGATGGAGTGTTATGCGGATGTCCCGCCCGCATTCGATGCAACGCTCGACGGACTCTGGCGTCAAAGCGGACTCGACGGCTGTATTCAGGGCGAGCGTCGCGCCGAGCGTTTTATCGATCTGGACATCCTGTAG
- a CDS encoding GNAT family N-acetyltransferase yields the protein MSIPGFTLRLAQRGDLPGIVAIYNSTVPSRMVTADTEPVSVASREAWFDAHLPERRPLWVCEDAEGRMAGWISFSDFYGRPAYGGTAEVSIYLDETQRGHGLGRYLLEAAIAHAPQLGVSTLLGFIFGHNEPSLRLFARYGFERWGALPRVAVLDGVDRDLIIVGRRLNEQG from the coding sequence ATGAGCATTCCAGGATTTACGCTGCGACTCGCGCAGCGCGGGGATCTGCCCGGCATCGTTGCCATCTACAACAGCACGGTGCCGTCGCGCATGGTGACCGCCGATACCGAACCGGTGTCGGTGGCTTCGCGCGAGGCGTGGTTCGACGCCCATCTGCCCGAACGCCGCCCGCTATGGGTGTGCGAGGACGCCGAGGGCCGCATGGCCGGCTGGATCAGCTTCTCCGACTTCTATGGGCGCCCCGCGTACGGCGGCACCGCGGAAGTCTCGATCTACCTCGATGAGACGCAGCGCGGGCACGGGCTGGGCCGCTATCTGCTCGAGGCCGCGATTGCCCATGCGCCGCAGCTCGGCGTCAGCACGCTGCTGGGGTTTATCTTCGGCCACAACGAACCGAGCCTGCGGCTGTTCGCGCGCTACGGCTTCGAGCGCTGGGGCGCGCTGCCGCGCGTGGCCGTGCTCGATGGGGTCGATCGCGATCTGATCATCGTGGGCCGCCGGCTCAACGAACAGGGCTGA
- a CDS encoding LysR family transcriptional regulator, translating into MDTRNLKYFLAVVDAGSVTRAAEVLDIAQPALSQALTRMERDLGVKLFERTRRGAALTAAGEAIVEDVRLSVARIDAASHRAREIGAQRGGRLTIGFVSAALFSLLPRAIASLRREVPNIELVLREMSNAEQASALEKGLIDIGLLHTPVAVGGRMREKLIVREQLLAVVPSGYRVADDGKVGLRELSDAGLVWFPSEQLPVIRAGILSAFRKAGCEANVVQDANRSLTVLACVAAGCGASLLPRSVLALQFAGVSFHDVRDGDNLPPFELSAIWPTRSRPTLADRFAALLTDDSPIAL; encoded by the coding sequence ATGGACACACGCAATCTGAAGTACTTTCTGGCCGTTGTGGATGCCGGCAGCGTCACGCGGGCCGCCGAAGTGCTCGATATCGCCCAGCCGGCACTGAGCCAGGCCCTCACGCGCATGGAGCGCGATCTCGGGGTCAAGCTGTTTGAACGCACGCGGCGCGGTGCCGCGTTGACAGCGGCCGGGGAGGCCATCGTCGAGGACGTGCGGCTGAGCGTGGCGCGTATCGACGCAGCCTCCCACCGCGCAAGGGAAATCGGCGCGCAGCGTGGCGGTCGGCTGACCATCGGTTTTGTGTCCGCCGCGCTGTTCAGCCTGCTGCCGCGCGCCATCGCGTCGCTGCGGCGCGAAGTCCCCAATATCGAGCTCGTGCTGCGCGAGATGAGCAACGCGGAGCAGGCCAGTGCGCTGGAGAAAGGGCTCATCGATATCGGCCTGCTGCACACGCCGGTGGCGGTGGGTGGGCGCATGCGCGAGAAGCTGATCGTGCGCGAGCAGCTGCTGGCCGTGGTGCCGAGCGGCTATCGCGTGGCCGACGATGGCAAGGTCGGACTCAGGGAGTTATCGGATGCGGGACTGGTCTGGTTTCCGAGCGAGCAACTGCCCGTGATCCGGGCCGGCATCCTGAGCGCGTTCCGCAAGGCCGGCTGCGAGGCCAATGTCGTGCAGGATGCCAACCGTTCGCTGACGGTGCTCGCATGCGTGGCGGCCGGATGCGGCGCATCGCTGCTGCCGCGTTCGGTGCTGGCGCTACAGTTCGCGGGCGTGAGCTTTCACGATGTGCGCGATGGCGACAACCTGCCGCCGTTCGAACTGAGCGCTATCTGGCCCACGCGCTCGCGGCCGACGCTCGCCGACCGCTTTGCCGCGTTGCTGACAGACGATAGCCCTATAGCCCTATAG
- a CDS encoding DNA polymerase III subunit delta', producing the protein MLYPWQREDWQRLAALRDRLPHALLLHGQQGIGKRDLALHFAQGLLCETPRADGQPCGTCGACHWFSQGNHPDFSVVRPEALEGGAEGDGDAEGGGKKKAPSKIIRMEQVRALIEAVGVGTHRAGLRVVVVYPLDALQTEGANALLKTLEEPPPSTVFLLVTDRLDRVLPTILSRCRQFGVTRPTHEQALAWLGSQGVADAEAQLALAGGSPLTALHAAEAEEQPLQRWLVGQLAAGAAFDALSAADQLQKLPVPAVLGILQRWTYDLLASQLDVAGKPGARYFPKERAALARCAQATDAYRLQGFAARLVSHRRNENHPLAARLVMESVFLDYRQLFR; encoded by the coding sequence ATGCTTTATCCCTGGCAACGAGAAGACTGGCAACGGCTTGCCGCGTTACGCGACAGGCTGCCCCATGCGTTGCTGCTGCACGGCCAGCAAGGCATCGGCAAGCGTGACCTCGCGCTGCATTTCGCGCAGGGGCTGCTCTGCGAGACGCCGCGGGCCGACGGCCAGCCGTGCGGGACCTGCGGCGCGTGCCACTGGTTCAGCCAGGGCAATCACCCCGATTTCTCGGTGGTCCGGCCGGAGGCCCTCGAAGGCGGCGCCGAGGGCGACGGCGACGCCGAGGGCGGCGGCAAGAAGAAGGCGCCGAGCAAGATCATCCGCATGGAGCAGGTGCGCGCGCTGATCGAGGCCGTGGGCGTCGGTACGCACCGCGCGGGCCTGCGCGTGGTCGTGGTCTATCCGCTCGATGCCTTGCAGACCGAAGGCGCCAACGCGCTGCTGAAGACGCTCGAGGAACCGCCGCCATCGACGGTGTTCCTGCTGGTGACGGACCGGCTGGACCGCGTGCTGCCGACGATCCTGTCGCGCTGCCGCCAGTTCGGCGTGACGCGGCCCACGCACGAGCAGGCGCTGGCCTGGCTCGGCAGCCAGGGCGTGGCCGATGCCGAGGCGCAACTTGCGCTGGCCGGCGGCTCCCCGCTGACCGCGCTGCACGCCGCCGAGGCCGAGGAACAGCCGCTGCAGCGCTGGCTGGTCGGGCAGCTTGCGGCCGGCGCCGCGTTCGATGCGCTGTCTGCGGCAGATCAACTGCAGAAGCTTCCGGTGCCCGCCGTGCTTGGCATCCTGCAGCGCTGGACGTACGATCTGCTGGCATCGCAGCTGGATGTCGCCGGCAAGCCGGGCGCGCGGTACTTTCCGAAGGAGCGCGCCGCGCTGGCGCGCTGCGCGCAGGCGACGGACGCGTATCGCCTGCAGGGGTTTGCGGCGCGGCTCGTGAGCCATCGCCGCAACGAAAATCACCCGCTGGCAGCGAGGCTGGTGATGGAATCGGTGTTTCTCGACTACCGGCAGCTGTTCCGGTAG
- the tmk gene encoding dTMP kinase, producing MRDTHPPRGKFITFEGIDGAGKSTHIDWVAQRLRARPGATPVVTTREPGGTPLGEDLRALLLHRKMDLETEALLMFASRREHIAEVIAPALARGDWVISDRFTDATFAYQGGGRGLPTARLEVLEQWVQGDLQPDLTLLFDVPLETASERLAGARAPDKFEAESRAFFERTRAEYLRRAAQSPGRFRVIDATRTIEAIRDELENIVAEFIATP from the coding sequence ATGCGCGACACCCATCCACCACGCGGAAAATTCATCACCTTCGAGGGCATCGACGGCGCGGGCAAGAGCACCCATATCGACTGGGTGGCGCAGCGCCTGCGCGCGCGGCCCGGCGCGACGCCCGTGGTGACCACGCGCGAGCCGGGCGGCACCCCCCTCGGCGAAGACCTGCGCGCGCTGCTGCTGCATCGGAAGATGGACCTCGAGACCGAGGCGCTGCTGATGTTCGCGTCGCGCCGCGAGCATATCGCCGAGGTCATCGCGCCCGCGCTCGCGCGCGGGGACTGGGTCATCTCGGACCGCTTCACCGACGCCACGTTCGCCTATCAGGGCGGCGGCCGGGGCCTGCCCACGGCACGGCTCGAGGTGCTGGAGCAGTGGGTGCAGGGCGACCTGCAGCCCGATCTGACGCTGCTGTTCGACGTGCCGCTGGAAACCGCCAGCGAGCGTCTGGCCGGCGCGCGGGCCCCCGACAAGTTCGAGGCCGAGTCGCGCGCGTTCTTCGAGCGGACCCGCGCGGAGTATCTGCGCCGCGCCGCGCAGTCGCCCGGGCGGTTCCGCGTGATCGACGCCACGCGGACCATCGAGGCCATTCGTGACGAGCTTGAGAACATTGTTGCGGAATTTATTGCAACGCCTTGA
- a CDS encoding GNAT family N-acetyltransferase produces the protein MSITVVVCPWSEAQARASAIRFTVFVEEQRVPQELELDEWDAQCWHALALQPDGTAVATGRLLPDGHIGRMAVLATARGTGVGFKVLEALMAKAQALGYRELALNAQTHAAPFYARAGFEQVGEEFEEAGIPHVEMRKTLA, from the coding sequence ATGTCCATCACCGTCGTCGTCTGTCCCTGGTCCGAAGCCCAGGCGCGCGCAAGCGCCATCCGTTTCACGGTATTCGTGGAGGAGCAACGCGTGCCGCAGGAACTCGAACTCGACGAGTGGGATGCGCAGTGCTGGCACGCGCTGGCGCTGCAGCCCGACGGTACCGCCGTGGCCACGGGCCGCCTGCTGCCCGACGGCCATATCGGCCGCATGGCCGTGCTGGCCACCGCGCGTGGCACGGGGGTCGGTTTCAAGGTGCTGGAGGCGCTGATGGCCAAGGCCCAGGCGCTTGGCTACAGGGAACTGGCGCTCAATGCGCAGACCCACGCGGCGCCGTTCTACGCGCGCGCGGGTTTCGAGCAGGTGGGGGAAGAATTCGAAGAGGCCGGCATCCCGCACGTGGAGATGCGCAAGACGCTCGCCTGA
- a CDS encoding YgfZ/GcvT domain-containing protein, whose product MTANANPSLSSSVDALRTTGIVAPIAGIGLIRVTGDDAGTFLHAQLTNATEDLSAADARLAGYCSPKGRLQASFLTWRDAEGIVLQLSADIQPAIQKRLTMFVLRAKAKLADASAAYRLLGVAGPKAAEALAAAGLPAPLAPLAAAAADGTTVIRLPDGAAQPRWQLAVPAERADAVLATLAATLAPADAEVWDWLDIAAGIPRIVTATQEQFVPQMINFELIGGVNFRKGCYPGQEVVARSQYRGTLKRRMWRVHGEGAAPAPATEIYRPEDAEQPCGMIVNATASPEGGWDGLAELKIDAAAGEMRLGAVGGSPVVTRALPYEVPLPNDAQS is encoded by the coding sequence ATGACAGCCAACGCCAACCCGTCTCTCTCGTCCAGCGTGGACGCCCTGCGCACCACCGGTATCGTCGCACCCATCGCCGGCATCGGCCTGATCCGCGTGACCGGCGACGATGCCGGCACGTTCCTGCACGCCCAGCTGACCAACGCCACGGAAGACCTGTCCGCCGCCGATGCGCGGCTGGCCGGTTACTGCTCGCCCAAGGGCCGGCTGCAGGCCAGCTTTCTCACGTGGCGCGATGCGGAAGGCATCGTGCTGCAACTGTCGGCCGATATCCAGCCCGCGATCCAGAAGCGCCTGACGATGTTCGTGCTGCGCGCGAAGGCGAAGCTTGCCGACGCATCGGCCGCCTATCGCCTGCTCGGCGTGGCCGGCCCGAAGGCCGCCGAGGCGCTGGCCGCCGCCGGGCTGCCCGCACCGCTGGCCCCGCTGGCCGCGGCCGCGGCCGATGGCACGACCGTGATCCGCCTGCCCGACGGCGCCGCGCAGCCGCGCTGGCAGCTCGCGGTGCCGGCCGAACGCGCGGACGCGGTACTTGCCACGCTGGCGGCCACGCTCGCGCCGGCCGATGCCGAAGTCTGGGACTGGCTCGATATCGCAGCCGGTATCCCGCGCATCGTCACGGCCACGCAGGAACAATTCGTACCGCAGATGATCAACTTCGAATTGATCGGCGGCGTGAATTTCCGCAAGGGCTGCTATCCGGGGCAGGAAGTCGTGGCGCGCAGCCAGTATCGCGGCACGCTCAAGCGCCGCATGTGGCGCGTGCATGGCGAAGGCGCCGCGCCAGCGCCGGCCACCGAGATCTACCGTCCCGAGGACGCCGAGCAGCCGTGCGGCATGATCGTCAACGCGACCGCTTCGCCCGAGGGCGGATGGGATGGGCTGGCCGAACTCAAGATCGACGCGGCGGCTGGCGAGATGCGGCTCGGCGCGGTCGGCGGCAGCCCGGTGGTCACGCGTGCGTTGCCGTACGAAGTCCCGCTGCCAAACGACGCCCAATCGTAA
- the mltG gene encoding endolytic transglycosylase MltG yields MKRFFLRLVGLLVIVALAAAGGFAWWAHQPLTLATSPVEVVIKPNSSVVSVGRQVQRGGVPIDARLFILLARITGQGASLKAGGYQFESGVTPLDVLDKLARGEVTHYVVTVIEGWEFRKMRAAVDANPALRHDTTGMSDADLMKAIGAEETSPEGMFFPDTYLFARGSSDVELYRHAYRAMQKRLADAWNARAPDLPYKTPYEALIMASIVEKETGQAVERPMIAAVFVNRLRKNMMLQTDPTVIYGVGEKFDGNLRKRDLQTDTPYNTYTRAGLPPTPIALPGLASLAAATAPAPSDALYFVARGDGSSHFSNSLPEHNRAVDKYQRGK; encoded by the coding sequence ATGAAACGCTTCTTTTTACGCCTCGTCGGGCTCCTTGTCATCGTGGCGCTCGCCGCCGCGGGCGGCTTCGCCTGGTGGGCACACCAGCCCCTGACGCTCGCCACCTCGCCGGTCGAGGTCGTCATCAAGCCCAATTCCAGCGTCGTCAGCGTCGGCCGCCAGGTCCAGCGCGGCGGCGTGCCGATCGATGCGCGCCTGTTCATCCTGCTGGCCCGGATCACGGGGCAGGGCGCGAGCCTCAAGGCGGGCGGCTACCAGTTCGAGTCCGGCGTGACGCCGCTCGACGTGCTCGACAAGCTCGCGCGCGGCGAGGTCACGCACTATGTGGTCACGGTCATCGAGGGCTGGGAGTTCCGCAAGATGCGCGCGGCCGTCGACGCCAACCCGGCCCTGCGCCACGACACCACGGGCATGTCCGACGCGGACCTGATGAAAGCCATCGGCGCCGAGGAAACGTCGCCGGAGGGCATGTTCTTCCCCGATACCTACCTGTTCGCGCGCGGCAGCAGCGACGTGGAACTGTATCGGCACGCCTATCGCGCGATGCAGAAGCGCCTGGCCGATGCGTGGAATGCCCGCGCGCCGGACCTGCCGTACAAGACGCCCTACGAGGCGCTGATCATGGCCTCCATCGTCGAGAAGGAGACCGGGCAGGCCGTCGAGCGGCCGATGATCGCGGCGGTGTTCGTCAACCGGCTGCGCAAGAACATGATGCTGCAGACCGACCCGACCGTGATCTACGGCGTGGGCGAGAAGTTCGACGGCAACCTCCGCAAGCGGGACCTGCAGACCGACACCCCTTACAATACGTACACGCGCGCCGGCCTGCCGCCGACGCCGATCGCGCTGCCGGGTCTGGCCTCGCTGGCCGCGGCCACCGCGCCGGCCCCGTCGGATGCGCTGTATTTCGTGGCGCGCGGCGACGGCAGCAGCCATTTCTCCAATTCGCTACCCGAACACAATCGCGCGGTCGACAAGTACCAGCGCGGCAAATAA
- the otnI gene encoding 2-oxo-tetronate isomerase, which translates to MPRFAANLSMMYNEHGFLDRFAAAAADGFQAVEYLFPFEHPASEIRKRLDDNGLAQALFNAPPGNWAAGERGTAALPGREAEFREGFAQALEYAAVLGNDRVHVMAGIVPADADHARCRAVYLENLAYAAASAAAHGMTVLMEPINTRDMPGYFLSRQDDAHTIREQVGAANLRVQFDCYHCQIMEGDLAVKLRRDFAGIGHIQIAGVPERHEPDTGELNYPYLFDVIDGLGYTGWIGCEYRPRAGTSAGLGWLKPYLVTRV; encoded by the coding sequence ATGCCGCGCTTTGCCGCGAACCTCTCGATGATGTACAACGAGCACGGTTTCCTGGACCGCTTTGCCGCTGCTGCCGCGGATGGGTTCCAGGCCGTCGAGTACCTGTTCCCGTTCGAGCATCCCGCCAGCGAGATTCGCAAGCGGCTCGACGACAACGGCCTCGCGCAGGCACTGTTCAACGCGCCGCCCGGCAACTGGGCAGCGGGCGAGCGCGGTACCGCGGCACTGCCCGGCCGCGAGGCGGAGTTCCGCGAAGGCTTCGCGCAAGCCCTCGAGTACGCGGCCGTGCTCGGCAACGATCGCGTGCATGTGATGGCCGGCATCGTCCCCGCCGATGCGGACCACGCGCGCTGCCGCGCGGTCTACCTCGAGAACCTCGCCTACGCCGCGGCCTCCGCGGCCGCGCATGGCATGACGGTGCTGATGGAGCCCATCAACACGCGCGACATGCCGGGTTACTTCCTGAGCCGTCAGGACGACGCGCACACGATTCGCGAGCAGGTCGGCGCGGCCAACCTGCGCGTGCAGTTCGACTGCTATCACTGCCAGATCATGGAGGGCGACCTCGCGGTCAAGCTCAGGCGCGACTTCGCGGGCATCGGCCATATCCAGATCGCGGGTGTGCCGGAGCGGCACGAGCCCGATACGGGCGAGCTCAACTATCCGTATCTGTTCGACGTCATCGATGGGCTTGGCTATACCGGCTGGATTGGCTGCGAATACCGTCCGCGCGCGGGCACGTCGGCGGGTCTGGGCTGGCTCAAGCCGTATCTCGTCACGCGCGTGTAA
- a CDS encoding NRDE family protein, translated as MCLILVAWQSHPDYALVVAGNRDEFYARPAAPAHWWQDAPQVLAGRDMAEVIGDAGTWMGIASGDGSVRSRMSRDRRHGGARFAALTNYRAPSEKRVDARSRGELVARFLRGQQTPEDYLDALSQAHGMYNGFNLLASDMEELWWYSNRSPSRQPQRLDPGLYGLSNALLDTPWPKVRSRVGAMCEVLAADRGDASASADPYLQMLADDHRALDSELPSTGVSFEWEKVLSSAFIRSPSYGTRASTVLRVRHDGRFDFSERSFGAEGQVGEVSYRGQLGVARDTDVPASR; from the coding sequence ATGTGCCTGATTCTGGTCGCATGGCAATCGCACCCGGACTATGCCCTGGTGGTTGCCGGCAACCGCGACGAGTTCTATGCGCGCCCCGCCGCACCCGCGCACTGGTGGCAGGATGCCCCGCAGGTGCTGGCGGGACGCGACATGGCCGAGGTGATCGGCGACGCGGGGACGTGGATGGGCATTGCCAGTGGCGATGGATCCGTGCGCTCGCGCATGTCGCGCGACAGGCGCCATGGCGGCGCGCGCTTCGCGGCGCTGACCAACTATCGCGCGCCGTCGGAAAAGCGCGTGGACGCGCGCTCGCGCGGCGAGCTCGTGGCGCGCTTCCTGCGCGGCCAGCAGACGCCCGAGGATTATCTGGACGCCCTGTCGCAGGCGCACGGCATGTACAACGGGTTCAACCTGCTGGCCAGCGATATGGAAGAGCTCTGGTGGTACAGCAACCGCTCGCCGTCGCGCCAGCCGCAGCGGCTGGATCCGGGCCTCTATGGCCTTTCCAACGCGCTGCTCGATACGCCGTGGCCCAAGGTACGTAGCCGCGTGGGCGCAATGTGCGAAGTGCTCGCGGCCGATCGCGGCGATGCGAGCGCGAGCGCGGACCCCTATCTGCAGATGCTGGCCGACGACCATCGCGCGCTCGATTCGGAGCTCCCTTCGACCGGTGTGTCGTTCGAATGGGAAAAGGTGCTGTCGTCCGCGTTTATCCGCTCGCCGAGCTATGGCACGCGCGCCAGCACGGTGCTGCGCGTGCGGCACGATGGCCGCTTCGATTTCAGCGAACGCAGCTTCGGCGCCGAGGGCCAGGTCGGCGAGGTCAGCTATCGTGGCCAGCTAGGCGTGGCGCGCGACACCGACGTGCCTGCGTCGCGCTGA
- a CDS encoding amidohydrolase family protein yields MDRLPSSIATGSDALSPDNARWLAANAQPVEAVDAHAHVFVRGLPLAAERRHAPDYDATLDDYVSHLRANGLSHAVLVQPSFLGTDNGFFLDVLKRYPRRFRGVAVIEPEMCESVCDRELASMHEAGVVGIRLNLIGRPLPDLRDGRWPALLARVNALGWHVEIHRGAGDLGALLPALIAQQCTVVIDHFGRPDPTLGAADPGLDDLCAVASTGQVWVKLSAAYRNIAGDSGLAVGEALTARMLDAFGPTRLVWGSDWPHTQHREVIDYDASRAALNRWIPDAFTRQIVLRDSARALFRFG; encoded by the coding sequence ATGGATCGTCTTCCTTCCTCGATCGCCACGGGCAGCGATGCCCTCTCGCCCGACAATGCGCGCTGGCTGGCCGCCAATGCGCAACCCGTCGAAGCCGTGGATGCCCATGCGCATGTGTTCGTGCGCGGGCTGCCGCTCGCGGCCGAGCGGCGCCACGCGCCCGACTACGATGCCACGCTCGACGACTATGTCTCGCACCTGCGCGCCAACGGCCTCTCGCATGCCGTGCTCGTGCAGCCGAGCTTTCTCGGCACCGACAACGGGTTCTTTCTCGATGTGCTGAAACGCTATCCGCGGCGGTTCCGCGGCGTGGCGGTCATCGAGCCGGAAATGTGCGAAAGCGTGTGCGACCGTGAACTCGCATCGATGCACGAGGCCGGCGTGGTCGGCATACGGCTGAACCTGATCGGCCGGCCGCTGCCGGACCTGCGCGATGGCCGCTGGCCCGCGCTGCTCGCGCGCGTCAATGCGCTGGGGTGGCATGTGGAAATCCATCGCGGCGCCGGCGATCTCGGTGCGCTGCTCCCCGCGCTGATTGCGCAGCAGTGCACGGTCGTGATCGATCATTTCGGCCGGCCCGATCCGACGCTCGGCGCCGCGGACCCCGGGCTCGACGATCTGTGCGCGGTGGCATCGACGGGACAGGTGTGGGTCAAGCTGTCGGCCGCTTATCGCAATATCGCCGGCGACTCCGGCCTGGCGGTAGGCGAGGCACTCACCGCGCGCATGCTCGACGCGTTCGGCCCCACGCGGCTCGTCTGGGGCAGCGACTGGCCGCATACGCAGCACCGCGAGGTCATCGACTACGACGCCTCGCGCGCGGCCCTGAATCGCTGGATCCCGGACGCCTTCACGCGCCAGATCGTGCTGCGCGATTCGGCGCGCGCGCTGTTCCGCTTCGGCTGA